From one Nitrosococcus halophilus Nc 4 genomic stretch:
- a CDS encoding Tex family protein, giving the protein MKLANMIAQELGIRPEQVDAAIGLLDEGATVPFVARYRKEATGGMDDTQLRYLENRVIYLRELKERREAIVRSIEKQGKLTGELAQQLQAVTTKTELEDLYLPYKPKRRTKAQIAREAGLEPLALQLLEDPELNPEEIAANYLNPDKGIEEVPAALEGARRILMERFAEDARLLGQLREYLWQQGELNAKVQKEKAEQGSKFADYFDYREAIHKIPSHRALALFRGRNEGVLSLTLDIPTEEGERCHPCEAMVAKHFGVEEQGRPGDTWLLQTVRWAWKVKLYPHLEAELKSRLREQAEETAIGVFSRNLRNLLLAAPAGPRPVMGLDPGFRTGVKAAVIDQTGKLLETATIYPHPPQKQWEASMDTLSGLVKKHQVELISIGNGTASRETEQLVTELLKKEPEFKLQKLMVSEAGASVYSASEFAAQELPEVDVSLRGAVSIARRLQDPLAELVKIDSKSIGVGQYQHDVNQIQLGRTLANVVEDCVNAVGVDLNTASSALLSYVSGFTPTLARNMVEYRNAHGSFASRESLKQVPRFGPKTFEQAAGFLRIRGGDNPLDASAVHPEAYPVAEKIMDATGHDIHHLIGHTDFLKSLDPAQFTNEQFGLPTIQDILKELDKPGRDPRPEFKTATFKEDVKTLEDLRPGMMLEGVVTNVTAFGAFVDIGVHQDGLVHISALADRFVKDPHEVVSAGDIVKVKVLEIDKARKRIGLTMRLKEAAGKQPQAAAGQARKPKRSKAKSSPQPQGAMAEAFLRAQKDT; this is encoded by the coding sequence ATGAAGCTTGCAAACATGATTGCCCAGGAACTGGGAATTCGACCTGAGCAGGTGGATGCTGCCATAGGCCTGTTGGATGAGGGAGCAACGGTTCCCTTTGTTGCCCGCTACCGCAAGGAAGCCACCGGCGGGATGGATGATACCCAGCTACGTTACCTGGAAAACCGTGTAATTTACCTGCGCGAACTTAAAGAGCGGCGAGAGGCTATTGTGCGCTCCATTGAGAAGCAGGGTAAATTAACGGGGGAGTTAGCACAACAGCTCCAGGCCGTGACGACCAAAACTGAGCTGGAAGATCTGTATTTACCTTATAAACCAAAGCGCCGCACTAAAGCACAAATAGCGCGTGAAGCCGGGCTTGAACCACTGGCATTGCAACTGTTAGAAGATCCAGAACTCAATCCAGAAGAGATCGCCGCTAATTATTTGAATCCGGATAAGGGCATCGAAGAGGTCCCCGCAGCATTAGAGGGTGCGCGACGGATTCTAATGGAGCGCTTTGCTGAGGATGCTCGCTTGCTAGGCCAGCTCAGGGAATATCTGTGGCAACAGGGTGAATTGAACGCCAAAGTGCAGAAAGAAAAAGCAGAGCAGGGCAGCAAATTTGCAGATTACTTTGATTACCGGGAGGCTATTCATAAGATTCCTTCCCACCGTGCCTTAGCCCTCTTCCGAGGCCGGAACGAAGGGGTGCTTAGCTTGACATTAGACATTCCCACCGAAGAGGGGGAACGGTGTCATCCCTGTGAAGCCATGGTAGCCAAACATTTTGGCGTTGAGGAGCAAGGGCGGCCGGGGGATACTTGGCTGCTGCAAACGGTACGCTGGGCTTGGAAAGTTAAGCTTTATCCCCATCTAGAGGCAGAGCTTAAATCCCGTCTGCGAGAACAGGCGGAGGAAACGGCGATTGGCGTCTTTTCGCGGAATTTGCGCAACCTGCTGCTTGCCGCCCCTGCGGGCCCCCGCCCGGTCATGGGCTTGGACCCTGGCTTCCGCACCGGTGTGAAGGCGGCGGTCATTGACCAGACCGGGAAGCTACTGGAAACGGCCACGATTTATCCCCACCCGCCCCAGAAGCAATGGGAGGCCTCCATGGATACCCTCTCCGGGCTGGTGAAAAAACATCAGGTGGAGTTGATCAGTATCGGTAATGGCACGGCGTCTCGGGAAACGGAGCAGCTGGTGACGGAACTGTTAAAAAAAGAGCCGGAGTTCAAGCTGCAAAAGCTGATGGTCAGTGAAGCGGGAGCCTCCGTATATTCCGCCTCTGAGTTCGCGGCCCAGGAGTTGCCGGAAGTGGATGTCTCCTTGCGTGGCGCTGTTTCCATTGCTCGCCGTCTGCAAGATCCTCTAGCGGAGCTAGTCAAGATCGATTCCAAATCGATTGGTGTCGGTCAATATCAGCATGATGTCAATCAGATTCAGTTGGGGCGCACCTTAGCGAATGTGGTAGAAGATTGTGTCAACGCCGTGGGCGTTGATCTCAACACCGCTTCTTCCGCACTCTTGTCCTATGTGTCCGGCTTTACGCCTACTTTGGCCCGCAACATGGTGGAATACCGTAATGCCCACGGTTCTTTTGCCTCCCGCGAGAGCCTCAAGCAGGTTCCTCGTTTTGGTCCTAAGACATTTGAGCAGGCAGCCGGTTTTTTGCGTATCAGGGGGGGCGATAACCCCTTGGACGCTTCGGCAGTCCATCCTGAAGCTTACCCGGTGGCGGAAAAAATCATGGATGCCACGGGGCACGACATACACCATTTGATTGGTCATACGGATTTTTTGAAATCACTGGATCCGGCCCAGTTTACCAATGAGCAGTTTGGTCTACCCACGATTCAAGATATCCTCAAGGAGCTTGATAAGCCAGGACGGGACCCTCGTCCCGAATTTAAAACGGCCACATTTAAGGAAGATGTGAAAACTTTGGAGGATCTCAGGCCTGGGATGATGTTAGAAGGGGTAGTGACCAATGTGACTGCCTTTGGCGCTTTTGTCGATATAGGCGTGCATCAGGATGGATTGGTGCATATCTCTGCATTAGCAGACCGTTTTGTGAAGGACCCTCATGAGGTTGTTTCGGCGGGGGATATCGTTAAAGTAAAAGTTCTGGAAATTGATAAAGCCCGTAAGCGCATTGGTCTAACCATGCGTCTCAAGGAAGCAGCAGGAAAACAAC